Part of the Marinobacter sp. MDS2 genome, ATGGGCCAGGCGTATGGGTGGTTGCAACGGAGCCCGTAGCTGGCCCGGTGCCGCCGCCAATCATGGTGGTCAATCCACTCATCAGCGCTTCGTCCACCTGCTGAGGGCAAATGTAATGCACGTGGGTATCAACCGCGCCAGCTGTGATGATGCGGTTTTCTCCCGCGATAATCTCAGTACCGGCACCGATCACGATGTCCACGTCTGGCTGGGTGTCCGGATTACCCGCCTTACCAATCGCGGCAATGCGACCACCCTTGAGGCCAACATCGGCTTTCACAATGCCCCACCAGTCCAAAATGATGACGTTGGTGATCACGGTATCCATTACCGCATCGTCACAGCGCTGACTCTGGCCCATGCCATCTCGAATCACCTTGCCACCACCAAACATAACCTCTTCACCGTAGTGGGTGTGGTCGTGTTCGATTTCGATCCACAATTCTGTATCGCCCAATCGAATGCGGTCACCGGTGGTCGGGCCGTACATATCCGAATAGGCTTGCCGGGAAATCTTCATGAGCGCGCGCCCCCTTTATCATTCTGATCCAGTGGCCCCATCACCTCGCCGCGGAAACCGTATATGCGGCGCAGGCCGGAATACGGGATCAAAGGCACTTTTCGGGTTTGGCCTGGTTCAAACCGGATGGCCGTCCCTGCCGCAATAGCCAGCCGGTGTCCGTATGCCTGTTTGCGATCAAATCGAAGGGCTGGATTGGTCTCGGCGAAATGGTAGTGAGAACCTACCTGCACCGGCCGGTCGCCCGTGTTGGCAACCTCGACATTGACGATGGAATCTGCGCGGTCCACGCACAGCTCAATATCGCCGCTTTGGAGTTGATACTCTCCTGGGGTCATGACGAGCCTCCTCAAACAATCGGATTGTGAACGGTGACCAGTTTGGTCCCGTCCGGAAAGGTTGCCTCGACCTGCACGTCTTGAATCATCTCGGGCACGCCATCCATTACATCTTCACGGGTCAGAATTTCCCGGCCGGCACTCATCATCTCCGCCACGGTTCGGCCCTCTCGGGCACCCTCCATAATCGCGCAGCTGATCAGCGCAACCGATTCGGGATAATTCAACTTGAGCCCTTTCGCTTTGCGGCGCTCAGCCAGCAAACCTGCCGTAAACAGGAGCAACTTATCTTTATCTCTCGGTGTTAATTCCATCGCTAACTCCATCGTCATCGATGTTTTGTTTTAAAACCTGTGCGTGTAAGCAACACAGGCGGTGGGTCGTCGCCAAAGTCAGCGCTTTGGCGAAAAATTGTCAGGTAAGCCAAATGCGTGGCACGGTGGCCTCGTGTCCGGTCAGGCGTGGGCGCAGGATCGCTCGGGCTTGCTGGAAGAGGTCCCAGACTTCGTTTCGTTCGATACCAAGATAGCGAAGCAGTAGCACGCCCCGGCGGAAGGTAACCGCCCAGCGTTCATTCGCCGGCAGTCGTTCACGTAAAACAGCCACAGCCTCGGCTGGATCGGCCAGGCCAATCGCCCAGAGCGTAGCGTGTACGGTGGCTCCGCCCTGCCCCCATTTGCCGGCGAACCGCCGGTGTGCTGGATCTAGCGACTGGCGCTCTATCCACAAGGGCCGACCGCCTTGGGAGACGTGGAAACGTTGTTCTAGGTGCCCACTGGCAAAGGGCAAGTCGCTGGCTGGGCGGCCCAGGCCAAGAATTTCCCAGCCCAGACATTTGGCGTTTTCTTCCAGCTCGATCAGAAAGGTTTGTTCACCACGAGAGCCATCAAAAGCGAGGGTTTCCTGGGGCAGCCACTCCAGCGTGGCACCGTTCGCAACTTTTAGGTGAGTGGTCTGGGTCCAGGCAACGCCATTGCTATCGGCACGGTAAAGTTTGTTGGCAGCCGGGGTGGTCAGGAGCGTATGCGCGCCCGCCGAAACCGTGACATCAACGTTGAGAGCATCACCGCTCACCAAGCCCCCGGGAGGATGCAAGAGGTATACGTGACAGCAACCGTCACGACCTTCCGGATAAAACGGCCGCTGAACTCGCAGGGGCCCATAATGGTGGGATTTGTTCATTCTGGTGATACTGAGATCACCGTCCGCGTAGGCGCAAAAGCCCAAGGTCAGAGAAGCTGCCCAATGGCGATTGGCATCAAAACGATGCCCGGAATCCGAGGCTGCCCGTTGTTGAACAGGCATAAAGGGTAGAATCGTCATGCGATCGTGTACCTTTGTAATAGCCCAGCGCAGCATCTTCCGCGGATTCCACAGCAGATTTTCCTGACAGGCAGGGCTATAAGCTGAAAATAGCAGAACGATCTGGAACGTCCACGCGCACGGGTACGGTCAGATTGACGGAATTGGCTTTAAAGCCGCCGTTGGCGATCAGCTTGCAAGTATTGCTTGAAATGAAAAACGCAAACTGATGCAGAAAACTAGATATACAGACTCAGGGCTGAGACGAACGTCTCTGGGTGTGTGTGCCGACTTGAGGAACTCAAAGGCCTAAAGTTAAGACTTTTTGGAACCACCAGCTATGCCCTAGCGCAATTATACTCTTATGGAATTTTTATAGTCAACAAAATTCTAACTCGCTTGCCGAAAGTTTTAGCTCGAGCCGGGCAAACACCCGGCTCTTTAACTGTGACTCACGCAGGCACGGGTTCCTTTACGGAAACAGGCTTAGTCTCTTCTCTCGAATACCCCAAGCGAAACTCGCCGGTCTCCTCGTTCACCAAATAAAATTCCAGCAACATACGTTCTTCAGTCAGGTTGACCCAGACGAATCCCAACTCATTTTCCGCCTGATAGTGCGTAGCGTTGCGCTCCGGGTCCTGAAACTTATCGGTTTTGCCAGCGGCCCCAGACACGATGATGTGCGCAGGGCCCATGCTTTCTACCGGCTTAATCCACTGTAACGAGTGGTCGTGGCCGGTCACCAACATATCCACCTTGTTGCTGAACGCCTCTTCGAGGAACAACTTATAACGCTGACCATCAGCATCGGGGTTCGTAAAGATCTGCCGCATGCCTTCATCCAGATTACCGGCATTACCATGCTTACCGTTCGAAAGGTACGGCACATGACTCATGGCAATTTTCCAGTGGGCCTGACTTTCGTTAACCGACTCTTTCATCCATAACTGCTGCGGGTAGCCATAATTTTGCCAGTTGAACCGCTCATCGTAGTCGGTATAAAAGCTGGTCAACGGATTGGAATCCACCACAAACAGGTCGAGAAACGGCTTTTCCTGCGCCAACTGCCCAAAGGACTCCTTATAAAAACGTGCCGGCATACGCCACTTTGTGGAATACTTTTTGTCGCTGTAGTGGTAATCCACCTGATAATCACCACGCTGGTTATCGGAACCACCGCCGAATATGGTGCTCGCACAATCGTGATTGCCCAGGCACATATAGAAGGGAACGTCCAAGTTCTGATACGGATATTCAAAGCTATCCAAAAATCCGTTGTCATCGACTGAGGTGACACCGTCTTCGTAGATGTTATCCCCGGCACCAAGCACGAAATCGCACCCCTGATCTCGGATAATCTGTCGCATGGCCTCTGCCACATGATACTGGCCAATATTGCCGGTACCCATGTCTCCGATAGCAATAAAACTCAGTGACTCCGTTCTCGTTTCACTCTCGGGCTCAACAGGCGGCACATCCGTTCCGGGGCTCACCTTTGGCGGATCGTTAGGCTGATCTTCTCCACCATCGGAACCACCTTGCCCTCCACACGCGGCCAAAGCGGAAACACTGGCACCACCAATCAACAACTGGCGCAAAAAAGCGCGGCGATCATTACTCATGCCAGAGCCTCCTTTTGTACTTTATGTTCGGGCGCCAACGGGGGCGCATTGCGCTTGGGCGCGCAGGGAACCTTGCTAGACTGGATATGGTTATCACCACTTGCGGTATACCAAGCCATCGCAAAATGCTCTTGGTTACTAGGCTCGGACACGGTATCCAGATGGAACCAATCGGCTTGGCACCGCTCTGGCGTGACATCCAGAACCATGTAGCCGCGATGGTAAAAGTCGAGCCATTTGATGTGCGGGTTTGCCGGAATCAGATAAGCCTTCGCCAAGTCCGAGATTTCTTTGGAGGGCGCTCCAGGCGAGGTAACAGCCGGGGTAACGAACTCAACCGCTAAGGAACCCTCGCCGGTGAACCGGTTATAGGCAAACCAGTTACCGGGATCGAGGCTTACATCCATCGCCCATGAGGAATGAATATCACCGGTCAATACCACTGCATTATCCAGGCTCATCGCCTCGATACGCCCTAACAAAGCACGGCGACTGGCTTCATAGCCATCCCATTGGTCGTAATTCACTTGCGCACCACCGCCCAAATCCAGGTTGGGCATATCGGGCAAAGCGCCCAACGTTAGCGGAGACAACATCACTTGCTGGCCCAGCAAATGCCAATGGGCACCACGGGTTTGAGAATGTTCCAACTGTTCGAACAACCACGTCTGCTGGTCATCGCCCAGCAGAGAGCGGTTTCGGTCACGAGCCGTGACCGGGGAATCGGTTTGTTGATCGCGGCCGATCAGACGGGTATCCAGCATCATCAGCGAAGCAAGCTGGCCAAACTCGAACGACCGGTAGATACGAACTTGCCGGTCAGGCAACACGGGCCTTATCGGCATCCATTCATAGTAGGCCTGCACCGCAGCCCGTTTGCGGTCCGCATAGCTGCCCTCTCCCTCATTATGGTTCTCTGCACCTCCAGACCATGCATCGTTGGTGATTTCATGGTCGTCCCAGACACAGATAAACGGGTGCTGTCGATGGCACTCCTGAAGATCTTCATCGGTACGGTTTAACGCATATCGACGCCGATAATCGGACAAACTGACAATCTCATGGGGAGGGTCGAGCGGGCGAAGTTTTTCAACCTCGGGATCGCCGTATTCGCCGGGACCGTATTCGTAGATGTAGTCGCCAAGGAAAAGCACGGCGTCTAGGTCACGGCGAAACGCCACTTTTCGGTACGCGTTAAAGAATCCGTACGAATAATTCGCGCAGGCCATGACAGCCAGGCGCACATGCTCAACAGACTCATGAGCGTGGGCCGTTGTTTTGGTCCGCCCTATCGGCGAGAAGTAACCCAGAGACTCAAACTGATAGAACCAGGTGGTATCCGCATCAGGAAGCATAGCGTCGATTTTGACGGTGTAGTCGGCTTGTGAGCGCGCATAACCAACGCCTTCGTATACCACATCGTTAAGCTCGGGATCTCGCGAGACACGGACAATAACCGGCACTTCATCCAGCCCGTCAGCCGTAATCCGGGTCCACAAGATCACCTGTCGGGCCAAGGGATCGCCGCTTGCAACGCCATGCTGAAACGGCGAAGGGCCACCCCATTCCGGCATCGCCGGCTTTACGAAACCTTGCCCTCCAGCGCCGTCAGAAGAGCCACTATTACCGTTAGGGGACGCTGCAACAACGTCAGTTCCGCCAGACCCCGCTCCGTTACAAGCAGATAAAGCCACCAGCGATACGCCGGCAGTGCTGCTTTTCACCAAAAAGTCCCTACGCTTCATCCATTACTCCCGCGATGATTTCGATTGGCCGCAAGCATGACCTGAATATGTGTCAGCTTTATGACTCGAGCGGAGCTAATGTGAACTTATGTCACGTTTTTCGAAATGGTAATAGAAACGAAGACAGCGTGCGCCTTGGCCAATTATGTCGAGCAGGCAGAAGTCCTGAAGCTATTCCCAGCGGGACGGTGAATAACTGAATACCGGCAGTGAAACGCTCCAACGAATGGCCGCCATACGCATCAAAAGACCAACGCTGAAGGCGGCGAGCAGCGTAATGTTCTCACTTACACTCTCGTGAACCAGAAACAGGTAGAGCAAAGCGACAATTAAGGAAACACTGGCATAAAGTTCATGACGCAGTACCTGAGGGGTGCGGTTGCACATAATGTCTCGAATAATACCGCCAAAGATGCCGGTGGTAATGCCAGCCATCACAACGACAACGGTGTCATACCCCAACCTCAGTGCGACATTGCAACCGATCACAGTAAAGGCCACCAGGCCCACAGCATCCAGAATGAGAAAAAGCTGGTTGAGGTGCCGCATGAAACGCGCAAGCACAACCGTCACCAGACCTCCGGCAATGGTCATGTAGATATAGCGCGGATGCTGGGTCCAGGTCACCGGAAAGTTACCCAGAAGAATGTCTCGGACGGTGCCACCGCCCAAGGCAGTAAAAAAAGCAATCACCGCCACGCCGAACAGGTCCATATTTCTTCGACCAGCGGCAAGGGCGCCGGACATAGCTTCAGCGGTAATGGCAATCATATAGATAGAGGTCAACATACAGGGTCCTGCATTTCTGTTGCCTCTCCCCCTGTCCCTGATACCTGAGAGTTTACAGAACCCGGTTCTGCTTGCCCCTTCGGTGGACTGCCTCGGCAGCCTCTCTCCAGACGGCTTTGAATGGTGCCCGCAGTACATGTGCCTGAGCGTTTATGGGAGGTTGCGCCTTCGGCGGGGCTAACAAGCCCACTCTCCTGCGGAGCGCGGCATTATAAATAGACACCGGCAGGGCGTCGAGCAACTCAGAGAGGAACCCGCTTTTTTCGCTCAGGCTTTTTGAACTTGAAAACGCGCAATCAGGGTTCTTAATGATTCGGACTGTTCCCGTAGCTGCTCACTAACCGCCTTGGTGCTGCCAATATGCTGCTGCAGCGACTCCGAACTTTCACCCAGCGCAGTCGCTCGCCGTCCCACACGACCTATCTCATCACGCTGAACGGCAATCGCTTCATCAACGTCACTTGTAAAGTGATTCAGCTCGTCAAAGGTCTTTTTGAGCTCCAGAAGGTGATTTTTCAGAATCCCCAAGGTTTCCCGGTTGGAGTTACCCGCCTCACGGGTCGCGCCCAGCAACCCATGAGCGCCATCAACCTGGCTAATCAACTCGCCAACCCATTGACGCACCTGAGTGGTGGATTCCCCCGTTCGGCGGGACAGATTACGCACTTCATCTGCAACAACAGCGAAGCCCCTTCCCTGCTCCCCGGCACGAGCAGCCTCAATGGCAGCGTTCAAAGCCAGCAAATTTGTCTGCTCGGCAATGTCAGCAATCACACCAATGACGTTCTCTATTTTTTCGCTGGATCCACGAAGCGCTTCAATGGCGCCTGCCACTCGGTTAATCACCTCAACGGCGTGTTCAGCGGCCTGCTCACTCTCCCGCAGCAGAGCCTGAACATCCTGATTGCCCTTGACGGCATCCGTAACCTGAGCCCGGGAAAACTCGGCGGAGCGCTCAATCTGACCAGCACTCTCCGTGATAGCGCTCATAGATGACACCACATCATGAATTTGCCGGTTGTTATGCTCTGAAGCCGTCTGAACGTCATCAGCCTGCGCATCCAGATTGCCAGAACGCTGCTGCAGAGCGGCAGCGGCGTCGGTGACGTCCTCTACAAACACGGAGAATTTGGCTATTAACCCATTGATAGCCTGCGCAACGGCCGTTACCTCGTCGCGCCCGGAAATTGGAAGTGGCCTGGAAAGGTCTGACGTTGCCTCCATGATCCTGAGGCGCTCCACGATCAACTGAAGCCTCGTGGTTACCGTCCGGCGGAGCCAATAGGTGAGAAGCAAAGCGCCAAGCAAAACAAAAAACGAACCGGCGAGTATCAAATACTGTTTCTGTTCGAGAAACTCGATCAAGGATACTGACCCTGCATGCGCCTGCTGACGACCCACCGAGCGTTGGCTATTTATGCCTGCCAGCATAGGATCAACCGCTTTGTGCAGTTGAAAATCGACAACTTTCCCGGCGGAATAGTAGCTCTTCTCATCAATAGGTTGTTTCAGCGCCACAAGAAGATCCAGAACCACCTGATGTGCCGCCATGTTCTCCTCTGCCCAACTCTGCAAGCGGGGGTTATCAAGCGCAGACTGCCATTGCGATCTTATAGCGCCGGAAGTTTCCTCGAACTGTTCGTTGATCTCGTTCCACAATAAAAGCTGAGCTTTTATCTTATAAGCAAGGTCTTTGAGTTGACGATGGCTACGATCAAGATCCGTCAGCAACCACACATCGGACATTTGCTCCCGAACCAGACGGTCCGTTGCCTTTTGAGCCTCCCCCACCACTGACACAGAAAGCCATGCCAGGCCAGAGAGCGCAATCAAACAAAATCCGGAAAACACCACCAACCGCTGACGGACCGTAAGACTCATATCGTGAACTGCCTTTCGAAATGTTCATGACGAGCCTAGAGAGCAATGATGACAATTTTGCTACAAAACACCTGAATCTAACCGGGTTCAGTAGCACTTTCTTTATGATTCAGAGGTGTACGACGAGCCGCCGCGGGCTCATACTCTTCACGCAAAGTCACCAACCCTTGGCTGACTTGCTGGTGGAACAATTGGGCCAAGTCGGCGGGATTGTCACTGGCGGAAACTGTCACCGGTGGGTGGTACAGAACATCCATTCGCACCGCAGGCTTTTTTAACAGGCGGCATAGGTGTGCAACAAAGTCATCGTCACCCGTAAACGGCACCAACCAGTCGCGCTGCCCATCCCGGTGGTAAGCAATCGTAATCGCCTGCACCGGGCACTTAGCCTCGATGGCCGCCCCGAGCATGTGCGGGTGAAACCGTTTCACGCCTGCACCGGTGGTGGTGGTTCCTTCCGGAAAAACCACCACTGAACTTCCGCCCTCCAGAGCCGACACCAGTGTTTGCCGCACCTTTGCGGAATCCCCTGCCCCCCTCCGCACAAAAATCGTACCGATTTCACGAGCAATCCAGCCAATGATGGGCCAAGAGGCCACCTCGCGTTTGGCCAAAAATCGTAAAGGAAGGCCCGCAGCCAGAATGGGAATGTCGGTCCAAGAAACATGATTGCACACACGCAAAGCCGGGCCTTCCATCACCAAACCGCGAGTCTGAATGCGCATGCCCAACAACCGGCATAAACCAGCAGAATACACATTCACCAGAACGGTTCGGTCGATTCGTTGCCGGCTGCAAAATTCAATAATTCGAACCAAACCGAGGGTTGCCATACTGAGCAACAAAAAAACTAAAAACGCACTCAGGCGCGTGAAGAACCGAACTCTCTCGACCATCCGCTCTAGTTTGCTCAAGCGATCTTGGCCTCCAGGTTGTAGCGCCGCGCATAACGGGCGGCCAGATTATCTACGTTCAACAACACCAGCAGATCCGCACAACGGAAAGCAGGATCCCAGCAGGGATCACCACACACCTCAGCACCCAAGCGCATATAGCTGCGGATCAGCGGCGGAATCACAATTTTGTCGGTTTGCGTGTTCTGGCTGGCAAGATGCGGCAATGTACGCCTGGGCGTGACTCGGAACGCCTCTGCGGCCAGGTATTCCTGTTGAATCTGTTGGGTGACTCGCCA contains:
- a CDS encoding urease accessory protein UreD, encoding MTILPFMPVQQRAASDSGHRFDANRHWAASLTLGFCAYADGDLSITRMNKSHHYGPLRVQRPFYPEGRDGCCHVYLLHPPGGLVSGDALNVDVTVSAGAHTLLTTPAANKLYRADSNGVAWTQTTHLKVANGATLEWLPQETLAFDGSRGEQTFLIELEENAKCLGWEILGLGRPASDLPFASGHLEQRFHVSQGGRPLWIERQSLDPAHRRFAGKWGQGGATVHATLWAIGLADPAEAVAVLRERLPANERWAVTFRRGVLLLRYLGIERNEVWDLFQQARAILRPRLTGHEATVPRIWLT
- a CDS encoding trimeric intracellular cation channel family protein codes for the protein MLTSIYMIAITAEAMSGALAAGRRNMDLFGVAVIAFFTALGGGTVRDILLGNFPVTWTQHPRYIYMTIAGGLVTVVLARFMRHLNQLFLILDAVGLVAFTVIGCNVALRLGYDTVVVVMAGITTGIFGGIIRDIMCNRTPQVLRHELYASVSLIVALLYLFLVHESVSENITLLAAFSVGLLMRMAAIRWSVSLPVFSYSPSRWE
- a CDS encoding 1-acyl-sn-glycerol-3-phosphate acyltransferase, whose protein sequence is MSKLERMVERVRFFTRLSAFLVFLLLSMATLGLVRIIEFCSRQRIDRTVLVNVYSAGLCRLLGMRIQTRGLVMEGPALRVCNHVSWTDIPILAAGLPLRFLAKREVASWPIIGWIAREIGTIFVRRGAGDSAKVRQTLVSALEGGSSVVVFPEGTTTTGAGVKRFHPHMLGAAIEAKCPVQAITIAYHRDGQRDWLVPFTGDDDFVAHLCRLLKKPAVRMDVLYHPPVTVSASDNPADLAQLFHQQVSQGLVTLREEYEPAAARRTPLNHKESATEPG
- a CDS encoding methyl-accepting chemotaxis protein; this translates as MSLTVRQRLVVFSGFCLIALSGLAWLSVSVVGEAQKATDRLVREQMSDVWLLTDLDRSHRQLKDLAYKIKAQLLLWNEINEQFEETSGAIRSQWQSALDNPRLQSWAEENMAAHQVVLDLLVALKQPIDEKSYYSAGKVVDFQLHKAVDPMLAGINSQRSVGRQQAHAGSVSLIEFLEQKQYLILAGSFFVLLGALLLTYWLRRTVTTRLQLIVERLRIMEATSDLSRPLPISGRDEVTAVAQAINGLIAKFSVFVEDVTDAAAALQQRSGNLDAQADDVQTASEHNNRQIHDVVSSMSAITESAGQIERSAEFSRAQVTDAVKGNQDVQALLRESEQAAEHAVEVINRVAGAIEALRGSSEKIENVIGVIADIAEQTNLLALNAAIEAARAGEQGRGFAVVADEVRNLSRRTGESTTQVRQWVGELISQVDGAHGLLGATREAGNSNRETLGILKNHLLELKKTFDELNHFTSDVDEAIAVQRDEIGRVGRRATALGESSESLQQHIGSTKAVSEQLREQSESLRTLIARFQVQKA
- a CDS encoding alkaline phosphatase, whose translation is MKRRDFLVKSSTAGVSLVALSACNGAGSGGTDVVAASPNGNSGSSDGAGGQGFVKPAMPEWGGPSPFQHGVASGDPLARQVILWTRITADGLDEVPVIVRVSRDPELNDVVYEGVGYARSQADYTVKIDAMLPDADTTWFYQFESLGYFSPIGRTKTTAHAHESVEHVRLAVMACANYSYGFFNAYRKVAFRRDLDAVLFLGDYIYEYGPGEYGDPEVEKLRPLDPPHEIVSLSDYRRRYALNRTDEDLQECHRQHPFICVWDDHEITNDAWSGGAENHNEGEGSYADRKRAAVQAYYEWMPIRPVLPDRQVRIYRSFEFGQLASLMMLDTRLIGRDQQTDSPVTARDRNRSLLGDDQQTWLFEQLEHSQTRGAHWHLLGQQVMLSPLTLGALPDMPNLDLGGGAQVNYDQWDGYEASRRALLGRIEAMSLDNAVVLTGDIHSSWAMDVSLDPGNWFAYNRFTGEGSLAVEFVTPAVTSPGAPSKEISDLAKAYLIPANPHIKWLDFYHRGYMVLDVTPERCQADWFHLDTVSEPSNQEHFAMAWYTASGDNHIQSSKVPCAPKRNAPPLAPEHKVQKEALA
- the ureA gene encoding urease subunit gamma; amino-acid sequence: MELTPRDKDKLLLFTAGLLAERRKAKGLKLNYPESVALISCAIMEGAREGRTVAEMMSAGREILTREDVMDGVPEMIQDVQVEATFPDGTKLVTVHNPIV
- a CDS encoding metallophosphoesterase; amino-acid sequence: MSNDRRAFLRQLLIGGASVSALAACGGQGGSDGGEDQPNDPPKVSPGTDVPPVEPESETRTESLSFIAIGDMGTGNIGQYHVAEAMRQIIRDQGCDFVLGAGDNIYEDGVTSVDDNGFLDSFEYPYQNLDVPFYMCLGNHDCASTIFGGGSDNQRGDYQVDYHYSDKKYSTKWRMPARFYKESFGQLAQEKPFLDLFVVDSNPLTSFYTDYDERFNWQNYGYPQQLWMKESVNESQAHWKIAMSHVPYLSNGKHGNAGNLDEGMRQIFTNPDADGQRYKLFLEEAFSNKVDMLVTGHDHSLQWIKPVESMGPAHIIVSGAAGKTDKFQDPERNATHYQAENELGFVWVNLTEERMLLEFYLVNEETGEFRLGYSREETKPVSVKEPVPA
- a CDS encoding urease subunit beta, with product MTPGEYQLQSGDIELCVDRADSIVNVEVANTGDRPVQVGSHYHFAETNPALRFDRKQAYGHRLAIAAGTAIRFEPGQTRKVPLIPYSGLRRIYGFRGEVMGPLDQNDKGGARS